The Rissa tridactyla isolate bRisTri1 chromosome 6, bRisTri1.patW.cur.20221130, whole genome shotgun sequence genome includes a region encoding these proteins:
- the NANOS1 gene encoding nanos homolog 1, giving the protein MEAFPGGKLEQHRHLPAVECLPGARYGGRSHSACGNVFNSWNDYLGLATLITKAVRPGKGFGAEPPSVVVAAAVPPAEEEEEEEEEEEEAAGPYFEGALDLQDLDLCGHHHHHHHHHGEGLLEERFADFSPFPGRGGPAAVVFDCSGDHPGREGSPHAWGGVVVAGRLPTHPRAASRLLKPELQVCVFCRNNKEAVALYTTHILKGPDGRVLCPVLRRYTCPLCGASGDNAHTIKYCPLSKMQAAKQLKHARTALGKKGR; this is encoded by the coding sequence ATGGAGGCTTTTCCCGGCGGCAAGCTGGAGCAGCACCGGCACCTGCCGGCCGTGGAGTGCCTGCCGGGCGCCCGCTACGGCGGCCGGAGTCACAGCGCCTGCGGGAACGTCTTCAACTCCTGGAACGACTACCTGGGGCTGGCCACCCTCATCACTAAGGCCGTGCGCCCCGGCAAGGGCTTCGGCGCCGAGCCCCCCtcggtggtggtggcggcggccgTGCCGccggccgaggaggaggaggaggaagaggaggaggaggaagaggcggcGGGGCCGTACTTCGAGGGCGCGCTGGACTTGCAGGACCTGGACCTGTGCGggcatcaccatcaccaccaccaccatcacggCGAGGGCCTGCTGGAGGAGCGCTTCGCCGACTTCAGCCCGTTCCCCGGGCGCGGCGGTCCCGCCGCCGTGGTCTTCGACTGCTCGGGGGATCACCCGGGCCGGGAGGGCTCGCCCCACGCCTGGGGCGGCGTGGTGGTGGCCGGGCGGCTGCCGACCCACCCGCGGGCCGCCTCCCGCCTGCTCAAACCCGAGCTGCAGGTTTGCGTCTTCTGCCGGAACAACAAGGAGGCGGTGGCCCTCTACACCACCCACATCCTCAAGGGACCCGACGGCCGCGTCCTCTGCCCGGTGCTGCGGCGCTACACCTGCCCCCTCTGCGGTGCCAGCGGCGACAATGCCCACACCATCAAGTACTGTCCCCTCTCCAAAATGCAGGCGGCCAAACAGCTCAAACACGCCCGGACGGCGCTGGGCAAGAAGGGCCGTTAG